Below is a genomic region from Fusobacterium nucleatum.
TATGTTTCTATTGAAGTTTCAATATTATCATCTTCTGTTGAGTACAAGGGTCTACCCATAGATGAAAATATTGGATATTTTTTGAAAAATTCTTTTTCCCACTCCATATAAATAGACATAATTTTTTCTACTAAAGTTATTTTATTTTTACTTGGATTTTCTAAAATATCTTTTACTTTCTCATACTCTTGTGGAGAATTATACTTCATCATCTGTCCATACTTTTGAAATAAAGGATTATTTTTGGAATTTAAATCTTCTAGGTAAGATAAAAGAGTTTCTTCATTAAAAGTTTCCCATTGTGATTTTCTCATTATAATGAAGTCTTCTCTATTATCTTGACAATCTGCTCTGCCACCAATATTATTTAGTTTTGAAAAATATGACCATTCTTTTTCCAATATTTCTTCAATTAATTTTTCTTTTTCCATTTTCCTACCTTTAATATTAATCTAGCCAAGGAGAATAATTTTTAAAAAATTCATCATCAATATTTTTTTGAATATCTACTCCTAAATCCCCTAAAAATTCACTCTCACAATCAGTTAATTTTTGATTTCTTAATTCATCTGCTAAAACTCTACAAATCTTTTTAACATAGGGTATCTTATTTTGTGCAAATACCATATCTTGTAGAAGTTTATGTATTTCATTTCCTAAAATTTTTAAATCCAACAAAGCTCTATTTGCCCATTTATAGAAAATTTTATATTTTCTATTTAATAAAAATACTAGATGTATTACTTCATCAACAAAAAGATAAAGACATTGATTAGCTGCTACTAAATCATTTCTTCTTAGACATCTTGTATAGTTATATTGACCATGCTGTGAAATATTCATAAGTCTTGTAGCTATTTTATTTTGTCTTATTGCTTCGGGATAATAATTTAAAAGTTGCTTACGAATTTTTGTAAATTCTCCTAAATTATCTAAAAACACTTCTCCATTTGTAACTGTTGCCAAAGCAGTTTCTGGAATTTTTTGCCAATCATTTATAGTTTGTGGAGAATTAGAAGAACCAATAAACTTAAAATAGAAATCTTCTATATTTAAGAGTCCACGCCTATTATAACCCCATTCACTTTCTTTTAGCTCTTGAAAACCTAAATAAGTTTTAGGTAAATTTTTCAAAACTTTATTTATTCTATCTTTATATTTTAAATAATCATCTTTTCTTAGCCATATACAAACTGATGGTCCAAAATCGTGGTCTTTTGATAATTCATCATCATAGCCATAGCATTCTGATCCCTCTCCAACTAAGCCAAAAGCACATAAAGGAAGAATATCCTTTAAGCTCTTTTCAAATTTTGGTAGAACTATATCATAAAAATATCTTTTAGAAAGTTCTAAACCTTTAATATTTTTAAAATCGCTTGAATTTATTACATTATTTATACTATTTTTCTTAGTATCTTGTGTTTTGGTATCATCTCTACTTTTTGCTAATTCTTCTTTTATAAACTCTATATTACTTAAAATATTTTTATAATTATCACTATCTACACCCATAGTTTTTTTAGAAATTTCAGCAGCTCTTTCAAAAAATTCTATTGCTTTATTTAATTCTCTTTCATTATAATAATATATAGCCATATTATTTAAAGAAGCTGAATAAAGAGGATGTTCAATTCCTACATTCTTTTCAAAAATATCAATAGCTTTATTTAGATATTCAACTGCTTTCTCTTTCATCCCAAGTTGATAAGAAGGGTTAAATAAATTACTTAGTGTTACAGCATATTCAAGAAGATATTCTTCACTATCATAATTTTTTAATATATCTAAACTTTTTAAATGTAGATCATAGGCAGATTTCATATCTCCAATATTTTGATAATATAAGCCAAAATTGTTACATAAGCCTGCATAAGAAAAACTATTATCAGCTGAATTATCCTGGTAAATTTTTACTATCTTTTTATAGTTTTTTTCAAGTAAATTAAATTTTTGTGCAAATCTATATACTTCAGTTAGATTTAAAAGACTGGTAGCATAAGCAAGGTTATTATCTCCATATTTC
It encodes:
- a CDS encoding DUF4037 domain-containing protein, translating into MYLDELNKQREKCQTEGNILKEIEILREILVETEKEYGSESDGYIKALNELGGTLKYVGYYDEAENNLKKSLEIIKKKYGDNNLAYATSLLNLTEVYRFAQKFNLLEKNYKKIVKIYQDNSADNSFSYAGLCNNFGLYYQNIGDMKSAYDLHLKSLDILKNYDSEEYLLEYAVTLSNLFNPSYQLGMKEKAVEYLNKAIDIFEKNVGIEHPLYSASLNNMAIYYYNERELNKAIEFFERAAEISKKTMGVDSDNYKNILSNIEFIKEELAKSRDDTKTQDTKKNSINNVINSSDFKNIKGLELSKRYFYDIVLPKFEKSLKDILPLCAFGLVGEGSECYGYDDELSKDHDFGPSVCIWLRKDDYLKYKDRINKVLKNLPKTYLGFQELKESEWGYNRRGLLNIEDFYFKFIGSSNSPQTINDWQKIPETALATVTNGEVFLDNLGEFTKIRKQLLNYYPEAIRQNKIATRLMNISQHGQYNYTRCLRRNDLVAANQCLYLFVDEVIHLVFLLNRKYKIFYKWANRALLDLKILGNEIHKLLQDMVFAQNKIPYVKKICRVLADELRNQKLTDCESEFLGDLGVDIQKNIDDEFFKNYSPWLD
- a CDS encoding DUF4125 family protein — its product is MEKEKLIEEILEKEWSYFSKLNNIGGRADCQDNREDFIIMRKSQWETFNEETLLSYLEDLNSKNNPLFQKYGQMMKYNSPQEYEKVKDILENPSKNKITLVEKIMSIYMEWEKEFFKKYPIFSSMGRPLYSTEDDNIETSIETYLRGELLSYSEKTLQLYLKYILEMKEKNINLAIKNMDNLASMQGFKNSDEVEEYYKNLQKN